One genomic segment of Gossypium arboreum isolate Shixiya-1 chromosome 3, ASM2569848v2, whole genome shotgun sequence includes these proteins:
- the LOC108475147 gene encoding uncharacterized protein LOC108475147: MMQERNQAQQPSPSTAPSVAPPVVPPPHSVTESKKRTLIENLRKFRAEEFWGRSDDDPVKAEYWLQNTVRVFEEMACSLDDYLKCVFSLLKKEAYNWWMTIVAVAPKDKITWEFFQSEFKKKYVSKRYLNKKKREFLDLRQGLNDEIRMMIGGIEIREFIVLSVRAQKMEEVYNRKMQWERRNKEFYKRSSSKSFSAYPAKKFRDDSSRPTSMLERSSKNKVTQ; encoded by the exons ATGATGCAAGAAAGAAATCAGGCTCAGCAACCTTCTCCCTCTACTGCACCATCTGTAGCACCTCCTGTTGTACCTCCACCTCATTCGGTAACTGAATCTAAGAAGCGTACTCTGATAGAAAATCTCAGAAAGTTTAGGGCTGAAGAATTCTGGGGTAGGTCAGATGATGATCCTGTGAAAGCTGAATATTGGCTACAAAATACAGTAAGAGTTTTTGAAGAAATGGCTTGTTCTCTGGATGattatttgaaatgtgttttttcTTTATTGAAAAAGGAGGCATATAATTGGTGGATGACTATAGTAGCTGTGGCGCCGAAAGATaaaatcacttgggaatttttccaaagtgaatttaaaaagaaatatgtcagCAAGAGGTATCTGAATAAAAAGAAGAGGGAATTTCTTGACTTGCGACAAG GGTTAAATGATGAAATCAGAATGATGATTGGGGGCATAGAGATACGGGAATTTATTGTTCTGTCAGTTCGTGCTCAGAAAATGGAAGAGGTGTACAATAGAAAAATGCAATGGGAGAGAAGGAATAAAGAATTCTATAAGAGAAGCTCCTCCAAATCATTTTCAGCATATCCAGCtaaaaagtttagagatgattccAGTCGACCTACCTCAATGCTAGAACGATCAAGTAAGAATAAGGTGACTCAATAG